One region of Oryza sativa Japonica Group chromosome 5, ASM3414082v1 genomic DNA includes:
- the LOC9271039 gene encoding E3 ubiquitin-protein ligase EL5-like codes for MPSSSSSSVAAAPSGSNGTRRDGGSGSVTGCLPADQACFALSSSASSPGYLHASATTTRRDASATVARACCTTASYVVVLGISFGSLLAILLILCIIRWYLVWRSARPRRDDGAADEAVGSAKKRSAGLDDDAIAALPVFAYKQREEGGGGAVGAAEEEEEERECAVCLAVMADGEAARRLPRCMHVFHRGCVDVWLREHSTCPVCRAEVVVRPAGAARVEKLPESSASRALTSPVPAPAPRPTGTVVDDGRERDLEAQQ; via the coding sequence atgccatcgtcatcgtcatcctcgGTCGCCGCTGCCCCTTCTGGCAGCAATGGCACCCGCCGCGACGGTGGGAGCGGGAGCGTCACGGGCTGCCTCCCGGCTGACCAGGCATGCTTCGCGCTTTCGTCGTCGGCCAGCTCGCCAGGCTACCTGCACGCCTCGGCCACAACGACGCGTCGCGATGCTTCTGCCACCGTGGCGCGCGCGTGCTGCACCACCGCGTCGTACGTCGTCGTCCTCGGGATCAGCTTCGGCTCCCTCCTCGCCATCCTGCTCATCCTCTGCATCATCCGGTGGTACCTCGTGTGGAGGTCGGCGCGACCACGGCgggacgacggcgccgcggATGAGGCGGTTGGGTCAGCCAAGAAGCGGTCGGCTGGGCTGGATGACGACGCCATCGCGGCGCTGCCGGTGTTCGCGTACAAGCAaagggaggagggcggcggcggcgcggtgggggcagcagaggaggaggaagaggaacggGAGTGCGCGGTGTGCCTCGCCGTGATGGCCGacggggaggcggcgcggcggctgcccaGATGCATGCATGTCTTCCACCGGGGCTGCGTCGATGTGTGGCTCAGGGAGCACTCGACGTGCCCCGTCTGCCGCGCCGAGGTGGTTGTTAGGCCGGCCGGTGCGGCGCGCGTTGAGAAGTTGCCGGAGAGCAGCGCGTCGCGGGCATTGACATCGCCGGTGCCGGCACCGGCGCCGAGGCCGACGGGGACAGTGGTGGACGACGGCAGGGAGAGGGACCTCGAGGCGCAGCAGTAG